From Candidatus Zixiibacteriota bacterium, the proteins below share one genomic window:
- a CDS encoding dockerin type I repeat-containing protein, which yields MGKISFIWIVLALLFLSASNAFAATIHVPADQPTIQVSINDANSNLEISSKNNSLLSQGNVTWQVIGTGITECKSANFAIDATIGQPVVNSIQSSTNDVHNGFWAYIYSCCNKPGDANDNGLINIHDITFLINYLYKDGPHPPCFSKADARGDGPINISDITYLINYLYKGGPIPQCPQLK from the coding sequence ATGGGCAAGATATCATTTATTTGGATTGTGCTCGCGCTTTTGTTTCTGAGCGCGAGTAATGCTTTTGCGGCCACCATTCATGTTCCCGCAGACCAGCCAACGATTCAAGTGTCAATAAATGATGCCAATTCTAATCTGGAAATATCAAGCAAGAATAATAGTCTTCTCAGCCAAGGTAATGTCACTTGGCAAGTAATCGGAACTGGTATTACTGAATGCAAATCAGCAAATTTCGCCATAGATGCAACCATAGGGCAGCCAGTAGTAAACTCAATTCAAAGCAGCACGAATGATGTTCATAACGGATTCTGGGCATATATCTATTCATGTTGTAACAAGCCAGGCGATGCCAATGATAATGGCCTTATCAATATTCACGACATTACATTTCTAATAAATTATCTGTATAAAGATGGGCCGCACCCCCCTTGTTTTTCCAAGGCGGATGCTAGGGGAGACGGTCCAATCAATATATCGGACATAACTTACTTGATAAATTACTTATACAAAGGCGGGCCGATACCTCAATGCCCACAACTCAAATAA